A genomic segment from Gadus morhua chromosome 4, gadMor3.0, whole genome shotgun sequence encodes:
- the LOC115542309 gene encoding E3 ubiquitin-protein ligase TRIM39-like — MASAITSWSGENFSCPICLDVFSSPVSTPCGHNYCRTCITKFWDGQVKHKCPVCNKLFHRRPDLQVNTLLKGMVDQFGTSERVKEQLYVKPGEVPCDFCIGIQLKAVKSCLECFMSFCQTHLEPHQRVAVLKKHRLVEPMERLEDRICKKHDRLLELFCQTEQVCVCQFCTETGHKSHPVIPLKEEYEVKMAQLGKIEAEVQQMIQERQKNIQEIKDTVKCSKADADREIADGLQVITALMRCIEKCKDDLNQMVKERLKSKEKHAEDLIKKLEQEIEDLTNRSSELKQLSHTEDHLNFLQAFRSLKDPPHTRDWTTVEVRPPSYVGTLRRSLDQLEETLNMEMEMLCDAELKRVQQYEVDVTLDPNTADRHLILSEDGKQVHNGGVRKKLPDNPKRFTKKIHVLTRQSFSSGRFYFEVQVKDKTQWYLGVARESINRKVEIIVTPENGYWTLFYYKDGLVFIDNPVVHLPLRAELQKVGVFVDYDEGLVSFYDVEARDHLYSATGCTFSEPLYPILCPGRHDYESNNSAPLIISPVNQTD; from the coding sequence atggcctctgctatcacttcctggtctggagagaacttttcatgtccgatctgtctggatgtgttcagcagtccaGTTTCCActccatgtggacacaactactgcagaacctgtattactaaGTTCTGGGATGGACAAGTCAAgcacaaatgtcctgtttgcaacaagctttTCCACAGaagacctgatctacaggtcaataccCTCTTAAAAGGGATGGTTGATCAGTTTGGAACGTCCGAACGGGTAAAAGAGCAGCTTTATGTTAaaccaggagaagttccctgtgacttcTGTATTGGGAtccagctgaaggccgtgaagtcctgcctagagtGTTTCATGTCtttctgccaaacccacctggagccacatcagagagtcgcagtcctgaagaaacatcggctggtcgagcctatggaacGTCTAGAAGACAGGATTTGTAAGAAACATGAcagacttctggagctcttctgccagactgaacaggtgtgtgtgtgtcagttctgcacagagacaggccacaagtcccatcctgttatacctctaaaggaggaatatgaagtgaaaatggcccagctggggaagatagaggctgaagttcagcagatgatccaggagagacaaaaaaatattcaggagattaaagacacagtaAAATGCAGCAAAGCAGATGCAGACAGGGAAATAGCTGATGGTTTGCAGGTCATCACTGCTCTGatgcgctgcattgaaaagtgcaaggatgatctcaaccaaatggttaaagagagactgaaatCCAAAGAGAAACatgctgaagacctcatcaaaaagctggagcaggaaatagaagatttgaccaatagaagctcagagctGAAGCAGCTCTcgcacactgaagaccacctcaacttcctccaggccttcagatccctgaaggatcctccacacaccagggactggacgacagtggaggtccgtcctccatcatacgtagggaccttgaggagatccctggatcagctggaggagacactgaacatggagatggagatgctgtgtgatgctgaactgaagagggtccagcagtatgaagtagatgtgactctggatcctaaTACAGCTGATCGCCATCTCATcttgtctgaggatgggaaacaagtacataaTGGAGGTGTAAGGAAGAagctcccagacaaccctaagagatttacaaagAAGATACATGTGCttacgaggcagagcttctcctcagggagattttactttgaggtccaggttaaagacaagactcaATGGtatttaggagtggccagagagtccatcaacagaaaagTAGAGATCATAGTGACCCCTGAGAATGGTTACTGGACTCTTTTCTACTACAAGGATGGGTTGGTATTCATTGATAACCCTGTTGTccatctccctctgagagctgagctccagaaggtgggggtgtttgttgattatgatgagggtctggtctccttctatgatgtggaagccagggatcatctctactctgctactggctgcacctttagtgagcctctctatccaatcctctGCCCAGGCCGCCATGATTATGAAAGTAACAACTccgcccccctgatcatctcacccgtcaatcaaacagactag